Part of the Vibrio celticus genome, ATTCTGTTTGTTGAACTGGCCAAAATGCTTCTCTAACACTTCAGGTGTCAGTTTGCCTTCCGCTTCTAGTCGTTTGAACTCAGCAACAATTGCTTTTTGCTCTTCAAGTGATGGCAGTTTCACCTCAGGCTCATCGCCCATCTCTTGAGTCATCTGCTCTAGTTCTTTTTCAAAATCGCTCATGATACTTACCTAAATATTAAACCTAACCAGATTTTACTCATTTACGCCCTATGATGCTAGGGCGATTGAGTGC contains:
- a CDS encoding restriction endonuclease subunit S domain-containing protein — its product is MSDFEKELEQMTQEMGDEPEVKLPSLEEQKAIVAEFKRLEAEGKLTPEVLEKHFGQFNKQNDTPIH